The following are encoded together in the Bombus affinis isolate iyBomAffi1 chromosome 6, iyBomAffi1.2, whole genome shotgun sequence genome:
- the LOC126918102 gene encoding uncharacterized protein LOC126918102, protein MNNIRAITFKLLRRYATKPKSEIAGVRGKVHLMKIENNREFKDNLEEFDQNDVEQYEIDFADIIESYADHDRQAEKDCKLLKHRIIKSKYFKEAEPNFLTYVEKDQIQKLHDENPDEWTPERLSESFPALPETIKKILKSRWQPKSVERILAYDNKVIKNWKQFKTGQLPVNSNLKEHLMKFKDRKISLTDRETLAEKYIPAKIEFPKPRSSFFRSIIADSIEKKPIAEDKVLISSQNPPNKDGKITNAMKEKDSRLAKKTSNSLIDTEMHNEKAIMKNELIISSHNNTNRDRKKSIVNEEDLRLVTKASNGSESSKIHNANKHDIKQETLLFEEFLKHKLHNSDATSYKERTTLLDTYKKHIESKNSEDVSLNILNNTTKDTNIEEKCVSTPKNLSDENMLDVRTNATESKVATKAEIKSASLDTYVKERISYMDMDFEYAKRIKIPQSVYKKGKTYRIKDCYYDYDGEFLYRIPGLRGG, encoded by the exons ATGAATAACATTAGAGCAATAACGTTTAAGCTGTTAAGAAGATATGCCACTAAACCTAAATCTGAAATTGCTGGAGTACGAGGAAAAGTACATCTAATGAAAATCGAAAATAATAGAGAATTTAAAGATAATCTTGAAGAATTTGATCAAAATGATGTGGAACAATACGAAATCGATTTTGCTGACATTATTGAGTCTTATGCAGATCATGATAg GCAAGCTGAAAAGGATTGTAAACTACTGAAACATCGTATCATTAAAAGCAAATATTTTAAGGAGGCAGAACCAAATTTTCTTACATACGTTGAAAAAGATCAAATACAGAAGCTGCATGATGAAAATCCTGATGAATGGACACCTGAAAGACTCAGTGAAAGTTTTCCAGCTTTACCTGAAACCATAAAAAAGATCTTGAAATCAAGATGGCAACCAAAATCAGTAGAAAGGATTCTTGCATACGACAATAAAGTTATTAAGAATTGGAAACAATTCAAAACTGGGCAATTACCAGTGAATTCTAACTTAAAAGAGcatttaatgaaatttaaagaTAGAAAAATTAGTTTAACAGACAGGGAAACTTTAGCAGAAAAATATATACCAGCAAAGATAGAATTTCCAAAACCCAGAAGTTCATTTTTTCGTAGTATTATAGCAGATTCTATTGAGAAGAAACCAATTGCAGAAGATAAAGTATTAATTTCTTCACAAAATCCTCCAAACAAAGATGGAAAGATAACCAATGCAATGAAAGAGAAAGATTCTAGATTAGCCAAGAAAACAAGCAATAGTCTTATAGATACAGAAATGCATAATGAAAAAGCGATCATGAAAAATGAACTGATAATTTCCTCACATAACAATACAAATAGAGATAGAAAAAAATCTATAGTAAATGAGGAAGATTTAAGATTAGTCACAAAAGCAAGCAATGGCTCTGAAAGTAGCAAAATCCACAATGCAAATAAGCATGATATAAAACAGGAAACATTACTCTTTGAAGAATTCTTGAAACACAAATTACATAATTCAGATGCGACATCATATAAAGAAAGGACAACATTGTTGGATACTTATAAAAAGCATATAGAATCTAAGAATTCAGAAGATGTAAGTCTTAACATATTAAATAATACTACAAAAGATACTAATATTGAAGAAAAATGTGTTAGCACTCCAAAGAATTTATCTGATGAAAATATGCTGGATGTTAGAACAAATGCAACTGAATCCAAAGTAGCAACCAAAGCAGAAATCAAAAGTGCAAGCTTGGATACATATGTAAAGGAGCGAATCTCATATATGGATATGGattttgaatatgcaaaacgtATAAAAATTCCTCAAAGTGTTTACAAAAAAGGCAAGACATATAGGATCAAGGATTGTTATTATGATTATGATGGAgaatttttatatagaatacCAGGATTAAGAGGAGGTTGA